The genomic region GCGCGAGTCCATGCCGGGATCGCCGATGCTCCGGCGGCGCGGGAGTGTTGTCGAGTGCGTGGGGTGTGAAACGAGGTTGTCCAATAAAGGGCCCGCAGCATGGGCCTTTACTGGACAACCTCATTTGTACTCCGGGAGAGATGAAGCATTCCCGGGTCAGCGGCCCGCCTGGCGGTCCGCCATGGCAGCCCGCGCAGATTCCATCTCGGCCCGCAAGGCCAGGTGAGCGGCATGCATGGCCGCAAGTTCCTGTTCCAGCCGCGCCGCGTTGGCCTCCTGCGAAGCCAGCTTCTCGCTGAGCACCTCGCCCGGCGTCTGGGGCCCGCGGGTGGGCGCATCCTCGCCGTCGCCGACGGCCAGGAGCGTCGGCGACACGGTCCCGTACGATGTGGGCACGTAGAGCAGCGTGAGCGACACGTCCTCGACATCGATGACGCCGGACGCCTCGGTGCCCATCAGGTGGACCGTCACAGGCGTGCCCGCCGTCGCGGTGAAGACACCGTTGAGGTGCACGGGAATGGAATAGGATCCGCTGGCGGCGCCCGTGGCGATCGCCACGTTCACGTCCTGCGCGGTGCCGAAACCGATACCGTCGTCGGACAGGCCGAGGGCGCCACTGGTCGCGGTGCCGCTCGTGTGGGTGATGCGGGCCACGCTTTGGCCCAGGGCCAAAACGAAGCCGTTGGCCGGTGGCGTGAGCGTGCGCGACAGGATCGACGCGACGGCGGTGTTCATGGAGGTGAAGTTGGTGTTGGTGACGCTGGCCAGGCCCGGCTCGTTGAACGATTCGACGGAGTTGATGCCGCCGATGGGGAACCGGACAGAGTCGTCGAGGGGCTCGTTGAGTTCGATCACGGCGGACTGTGTAAAGCCCGCGAGCGACAGGAGCGGATCACTATTGAACTCGCTGAGGAGCATAGCAAAATTGCTAAGGCGGCTCTGGAGGACAAGAGTGCCGTCCCCGAATACGTCGGATCCAAACTCGGCGACCATGCCGCCGTTTACAGCGCGACACGTCAGGTTCGCCTCGCCTTCCGGGCCGACCTGCGTACTCAGGACGGACGCGAATCCCCGCTTGATGTTGATGCCCGCCGTGACGGTGTCCGCCGCCTGCGCCCGCAGCGCGAACGGCGTCGCGCTCAGTTGCGTGCGCGGCAACTCGGCCTCGCCGTTCACGCGGATGCCGATGAAGCGCGGCGACGTCCTGGCCACGGCGCCGCTCAGGGGCGACACCGAGCCCAGCGCCACCGCAAACACGCCATTGCTGACCGGGACGCCGGTGTGCGCTTCGCTCCACAGGGCCGTTCCGCCGCTCGCCGTGTTGTAGACGGCGATGTCGAGGTTGACGGGGACCTCGAGCGGCTGGCCGCCCGCGTCGGTGAGGAATCCCTGGAAGGCAATGGTCTGGGGCACGGCAGCGTACGCCGCGGCGCCGGCGACCAGGGTGGCCGTCACGGCCACGAGTCTCAGCAGGTTCAGGGTGCGACAGGGGCGGATCATGGCTTCGGTCTCCTCGGAAGAAGGTATCGGTGACGCCTAGCGGACCATCAACATGCGCTTGGTGGCCGACCAGTCGTTGATGTTCAGGCGCGCGTGGTACAGGCCGCTGGCGACCGGGGCGCCGCGGTCATCGCGTCCGTCCCAGTGCATGGTGTGGCGCCCGGCGGGAAGCGTGGTGGCGAGCAGTCGGCGGACGCGCCGGCCGGCCAGGTCGAAGACCTCGAGCGAGACCTCGGCGTTGCGGGCCACGCTGAACGCGAGCGTGGTGCCGCCGCTGAACGGGTTGGGGTGGTTCGGCGCCAGGGCGTTGGCGAAGGTGGCGCCGTCCGCGGCTGGATCCTGCGGGTCGGGCCCGACTGCGCTCACGTAGCCGAGCCCGGGGCGCCAGAAGCCCTCGGTCAGGACGTAGCTGCCGCCGGCCGTATGCCCGACGACACCCGCTTCACCGACGGTGCCGGCCAGGCGGAAGCTGCCGCCGGCGCTGCCGACCGCGCCGCCTGATATCGTGGGGCTGGTCAGCGTCGCGGCCCCTGCGGCAGCCGGTGTCAGTCCCATCGTGCCGCCAGCCAGGGCCAGGGCCAGCGGGAACGCGCGGATGATCGATGGTCGCATGTCGCGGTCTCCTGTCTGTATTGGTTCAGCCTCAGCGCACCAGCATCATCTTGCGCGCCTGTGCCACGCCGTCGATCTCCAGTCGGTACACGTACATGC from bacterium harbors:
- a CDS encoding T9SS type A sorting domain-containing protein is translated as MRPSIIRAFPLALALAGGTMGLTPAAAGAATLTSPTISGGAVGSAGGSFRLAGTVGEAGVVGHTAGGSYVLTEGFWRPGLGYVSAVGPDPQDPAADGATFANALAPNHPNPFSGGTTLAFSVARNAEVSLEVFDLAGRRVRRLLATTLPAGRHTMHWDGRDDRGAPVASGLYHARLNINDWSATKRMLMVR